The following proteins are co-located in the Agromyces laixinhei genome:
- the cysD gene encoding sulfate adenylyltransferase subunit CysD: MRVAPVSLIDTITPKSGIDALDALDTLESEAIHIIREVVAEFERPVLLFSGGKDSVLVLHLAAKAFWPGRVPFPVLHVDTGHNFPEVIEFRDRTVERLGLRLEVASVQDYLDDGRLSERADGTRNPLQTQPLLDAIAGGRHDAVFGGARRDEDKARAKERILSLRDEFGQWDPRNQRPELWDLYNGRHVVGQHVRAFPISNWTELDVWRYIEREQIELPPLYFAHEREVYRRDGMWRAVSEVSPARADEAIERRTVRYRTVGDMSCTGAVESAAASVADVVAEVATSTLTERGATRADDRISEAAMEDRKKDGYF, from the coding sequence ATGCGGGTTGCACCTGTGAGCCTCATCGACACCATCACGCCCAAGTCGGGCATCGACGCCCTCGATGCCCTGGACACCCTCGAGTCCGAGGCGATCCACATCATCCGCGAGGTCGTCGCCGAGTTCGAACGACCCGTGCTGCTCTTCTCGGGCGGCAAGGACTCCGTGCTCGTGCTCCACCTCGCCGCCAAGGCGTTCTGGCCGGGAAGGGTGCCGTTTCCGGTGCTGCACGTCGACACCGGTCACAACTTCCCCGAGGTGATCGAGTTCCGCGACCGCACGGTCGAGCGACTCGGGCTCCGCCTCGAGGTGGCCTCCGTGCAGGACTACCTCGACGACGGCCGCCTCTCCGAGCGAGCCGACGGCACGCGCAATCCGCTGCAGACGCAGCCGCTGCTCGACGCCATCGCCGGCGGCAGGCATGACGCCGTCTTCGGCGGCGCCCGCCGCGATGAAGACAAGGCGCGCGCGAAGGAGCGGATCCTGAGCCTTCGCGACGAGTTCGGGCAGTGGGACCCGCGCAACCAGCGCCCCGAGCTCTGGGACCTCTACAACGGACGGCACGTCGTGGGCCAGCACGTGCGGGCGTTCCCGATCTCGAACTGGACCGAGCTCGACGTATGGCGCTACATCGAGCGCGAGCAGATCGAGCTGCCGCCGCTGTACTTCGCGCACGAGCGCGAGGTGTACCGCCGCGACGGCATGTGGCGTGCGGTCTCGGAGGTCTCGCCGGCGCGCGCCGATGAGGCCATCGAGCGTCGCACGGTGCGGTACCGCACGGTCGGCGACATGAGCTGCACCGGAGCGGTCGAGTCGGCCGCGGCATCCGTCGCCGATGTCGTCGCCGAGGTCGCGACCTCGACGCTCACCGAGCGCGGCGCCACCCGGGCCGACGACCGCATCTCGGAGGCCGCCATGGAGGACCGCAAGAAGGACGGATACTTCTGA
- a CDS encoding nitrite/sulfite reductase: MTQETIEAPGRPAARPAARSAERPPRPASRPHGQWKVDGRAPLNANEEWKQVDDGLSVRERIERVYSKGGFSSIDPTDLHGRFRVWGLYTQRKPGIDGGKTATLEPHELEDEYFMLRVRIDGGQLTTEQLRVIGGISTEFGRDTADLTDRQNVQLHWVRVEDVPEIWRRLESVGLSTTEACGDVPRVVLGSPVAGIAADELIDPTPAIDEITARYLGDPQFANLPRKFKTAITGHPSQDVVHEINDVSFVAVRHPELGIGYDLWVGGGLSTAAHLAVRLGAWVAPEQVADVWCGVTSIFRDYGYRRLRNKARLKYLVADWGAERFREVLETEYLGAPLPDGPAAPKPLTQGDHVGVHPQHDGRCYIGVTPFVGRVSGSTLTAVAELLERHGSARLRTTPHQKIVLLDIPAAEVDQVIAELDALGLQARPSLIRRGTIACTGIEFCKLAIVETKQTATTAVIALEERLAGIDVPHPISLHVNGCPNSCARIQTADIGLKGQLLADGEGGQTPGFQVHLGGGLASATREEAGTGRTVRGLKVTADGLADYVERVVLRFIADRDTTADETFAEWSHRADEEALQ; this comes from the coding sequence ATGACGCAGGAGACGATCGAGGCGCCGGGCCGCCCGGCGGCCCGCCCGGCGGCTCGTTCCGCCGAGCGTCCGCCGCGTCCGGCGAGCCGCCCGCACGGACAGTGGAAGGTCGACGGCCGGGCGCCGCTCAACGCCAACGAGGAGTGGAAGCAGGTCGACGACGGGCTCAGCGTGCGCGAGCGCATCGAGCGCGTCTACTCGAAGGGCGGTTTCAGCTCGATCGACCCGACCGACCTACACGGCCGATTCCGCGTCTGGGGCCTCTACACGCAGCGCAAACCCGGCATCGACGGCGGCAAGACCGCGACGCTCGAGCCGCACGAGCTCGAAGACGAGTACTTCATGCTGCGCGTCCGCATCGACGGCGGTCAGCTGACGACCGAGCAGCTCCGCGTCATCGGCGGCATCTCGACGGAGTTCGGCCGCGACACCGCCGACCTCACCGACCGGCAGAACGTGCAGTTGCACTGGGTGCGCGTCGAGGACGTTCCCGAGATCTGGCGCCGGCTCGAGTCGGTCGGCCTGTCGACCACCGAGGCGTGCGGCGACGTGCCCAGAGTCGTGCTGGGTTCGCCGGTCGCGGGCATCGCCGCCGACGAACTCATCGACCCGACTCCCGCGATCGACGAGATCACCGCCCGCTACCTCGGCGACCCGCAGTTCGCGAACCTGCCGCGCAAGTTCAAGACGGCGATCACCGGCCACCCGAGTCAAGACGTCGTGCACGAGATCAACGACGTCTCGTTCGTCGCCGTCCGGCACCCCGAGCTCGGCATCGGCTACGACCTGTGGGTCGGCGGCGGCCTGTCCACGGCCGCCCACCTCGCCGTGCGACTCGGCGCATGGGTCGCCCCCGAGCAGGTCGCCGACGTCTGGTGCGGCGTCACGTCGATCTTCCGCGACTACGGCTACCGTCGCCTTCGCAACAAGGCCCGGCTCAAGTACCTCGTCGCCGACTGGGGCGCCGAGAGGTTCCGCGAGGTGCTCGAGACCGAATACCTCGGCGCCCCCCTCCCCGACGGCCCTGCCGCGCCGAAACCGCTCACCCAGGGCGACCACGTCGGCGTGCACCCCCAGCACGACGGACGCTGCTACATCGGCGTCACGCCGTTCGTCGGCCGGGTCTCGGGCTCCACGCTCACGGCGGTCGCCGAACTGCTCGAACGGCACGGTTCGGCGCGACTGCGCACGACGCCGCACCAGAAGATCGTGCTGCTCGACATTCCAGCGGCCGAGGTCGATCAGGTCATCGCCGAACTCGACGCACTCGGGCTGCAGGCACGCCCGAGCCTCATTCGCCGTGGCACGATCGCCTGCACCGGCATCGAGTTCTGCAAGCTCGCGATCGTCGAGACGAAGCAGACGGCCACGACCGCGGTCATCGCCCTCGAGGAGCGGCTCGCCGGCATCGACGTGCCGCACCCGATCAGCCTGCACGTGAACGGATGCCCCAACTCCTGCGCCCGCATCCAGACCGCCGACATCGGCCTGAAGGGCCAGCTGCTCGCCGACGGTGAAGGCGGCCAGACCCCCGGCTTCCAGGTGCATCTCGGCGGCGGCCTCGCCTCCGCGACCCGCGAGGAGGCCGGCACCGGCCGCACCGTGCGCGGCCTGAAGGTCACGGCCGACGGGCTCGCCGACTACGTCGAGCGGGTCGTGCTCCGATTCATCGCCGATCGCGACACGACGGCCGACGAGACCTTCGCCGAATGGTCGCACCGCGCCGACGAGGAGGCCCTGCAATGA
- a CDS encoding carbohydrate kinase family protein produces the protein MPSPADGRPVAEPVGVLAVVGDLVEDIVVWTSEPVRAATDTAAEVFRARGGSGANVAAHAASRVPTRFVGRIGTDAAGDALVADLAERGVDVRVQRDGRTGTVVLLVDADGERSMFPDRAAAARLDRVDDAWLDGVAWLHVPAYGFEREPMRSEVVRLAGVAHAAGAQVSMDASSTGLLTGLGIDRALGLLRSAAPDVLFANEDEAALLGLTGGGEVAASVAPIVVIKHGSLPTDVVEAGELISRIDVPPVTGIRDLTGAGDAFAAGFLAATLGGADAAAACVAGHASAASVLTSPGAHAAR, from the coding sequence GTGCCGTCGCCGGCTGACGGCCGACCGGTCGCCGAACCCGTCGGAGTGCTCGCCGTCGTCGGCGACCTCGTCGAGGACATCGTGGTGTGGACGAGCGAACCCGTTCGCGCGGCGACCGACACGGCCGCCGAGGTGTTCCGTGCTCGCGGCGGCAGCGGCGCGAACGTCGCCGCCCATGCGGCCTCGCGTGTGCCGACCCGCTTCGTCGGCAGGATCGGCACGGATGCCGCGGGCGACGCGCTCGTCGCGGATCTCGCGGAACGCGGCGTCGACGTGCGGGTCCAACGCGACGGCCGCACCGGCACCGTCGTGCTCCTCGTCGATGCGGACGGCGAGCGCTCGATGTTCCCCGACCGAGCCGCGGCCGCTCGGCTCGACCGAGTGGACGACGCCTGGCTCGACGGAGTGGCGTGGCTGCACGTTCCTGCCTACGGGTTCGAGCGCGAGCCGATGCGGAGCGAGGTCGTGCGCCTCGCCGGAGTGGCACATGCGGCCGGTGCGCAGGTGTCGATGGACGCGTCTTCGACCGGGCTGCTCACGGGCCTCGGCATCGATCGGGCGCTGGGCCTGCTCCGGAGCGCCGCACCCGACGTGCTCTTCGCCAACGAAGACGAGGCGGCGCTGCTCGGGCTCACGGGCGGCGGCGAGGTCGCGGCATCCGTTGCACCCATCGTGGTCATCAAGCACGGGTCGCTGCCGACCGATGTCGTCGAGGCGGGCGAACTGATCTCACGCATCGACGTGCCGCCCGTTACGGGCATCCGCGACCTCACGGGAGCGGGTGACGCCTTCGCGGCGGGATTCCTCGCGGCCACGCTCGGTGGGGCGGATGCCGCAGCGGCATGTGTCGCCGGGCATGCGAGTGCCGCGTCCGTGCTGACGAGCCCGGGTGCGCACGCCGCTCGCTGA
- a CDS encoding phosphoadenylyl-sulfate reductase encodes MTARRTADELRALAEAGSALLSPDHGPEASAAEVVAWVAENFRVDAAAVACSMADAVLPHVAAAQLPGVDVLFLDTGYHFTETRVTRDEVARALDVRVVDVLPEQTVAEQNAEFGTDLFARDPALCCARRKVAPLQKALAGYELWFTGVRREEAPTRANTPLVQWDERNGLVKVNPLAAWTFDELLDYAGEHQVPVNLLMSHGYPSIGCEPCTKPVAAGEDPRSGRWAGLAKTECGLHL; translated from the coding sequence ATGACCGCCCGCCGCACGGCAGACGAACTGCGCGCGCTCGCCGAGGCGGGAAGCGCGCTGCTCTCGCCCGATCACGGGCCGGAGGCATCCGCTGCGGAGGTCGTCGCCTGGGTCGCCGAGAACTTCAGGGTGGATGCCGCAGCGGTCGCCTGCTCGATGGCCGATGCCGTGCTGCCTCACGTGGCGGCGGCGCAACTGCCGGGGGTCGACGTGCTCTTCCTCGACACCGGGTACCACTTCACCGAGACGCGCGTGACGCGCGACGAGGTCGCCCGAGCTCTCGATGTGCGCGTCGTCGACGTGCTGCCCGAGCAGACCGTTGCAGAGCAGAACGCGGAGTTCGGCACCGACCTCTTCGCCCGCGACCCGGCCCTCTGCTGCGCACGGCGCAAGGTGGCACCCCTGCAGAAGGCGCTCGCGGGGTACGAGCTGTGGTTCACGGGCGTGCGCCGTGAAGAGGCCCCCACGCGGGCGAACACGCCGCTCGTGCAGTGGGACGAGCGGAACGGGCTCGTGAAGGTCAACCCGCTCGCAGCGTGGACCTTCGATGAGCTGCTCGACTACGCGGGCGAGCACCAGGTGCCCGTGAACCTCCTGATGTCGCACGGCTATCCCTCGATCGGCTGCGAGCCGTGCACGAAACCCGTCGCCGCGGGAGAAGATCCGAGATCGGGCCGATGGGCCGGTCTCGCCAAGACGGAATGCGGGTTGCACCTGTGA
- a CDS encoding sirohydrochlorin chelatase — MDTTATALVGISHGTASPAGQAAVQRLIDAVTAATATAAETTAAPAARPALVRLGHVDVQQPDVAASLGALPTGLPAVVVPLLLSAGYHVHVDLRHEIDAVADRQVRLAAALGPDDRLVDVLRRRLDEAGATGDDAVVLAVAGSSDVRAVDDCRDMGERLATALGVPVTVGFLSAAEPRLADAIAAVRGADAGRRRVVAASYLLAPGYFQDLAAAAGADLVTEPLLTPDDAPNELVDVVLDRFAAALAGAGASADSEAREA; from the coding sequence ATGGACACCACTGCGACCGCACTGGTCGGCATCTCGCACGGCACGGCATCCCCCGCGGGGCAGGCCGCGGTGCAGCGGCTCATCGACGCGGTGACGGCGGCCACCGCGACAGCGGCGGAGACGACAGCGGCGCCGGCCGCACGGCCGGCTCTCGTGCGGCTCGGTCACGTCGACGTGCAGCAGCCGGATGTCGCGGCGAGCCTCGGCGCGCTGCCGACCGGGTTGCCAGCGGTGGTCGTGCCGCTCCTGCTCTCGGCGGGTTACCACGTGCATGTCGACCTGCGACACGAGATCGACGCCGTCGCCGACCGGCAGGTGCGTCTCGCGGCAGCGCTCGGCCCCGACGACCGACTCGTCGACGTGCTGCGCCGGCGCCTCGACGAGGCGGGCGCGACCGGCGACGACGCCGTGGTGCTCGCTGTGGCGGGTTCGAGCGACGTGCGCGCGGTCGACGACTGTCGTGACATGGGGGAGCGGCTCGCCACCGCGCTCGGCGTGCCGGTGACCGTCGGCTTCCTCTCCGCCGCCGAACCCCGGCTCGCCGACGCGATCGCCGCGGTGCGCGGTGCGGATGCCGGCCGGCGACGCGTCGTCGCGGCGAGCTACCTGCTCGCGCCCGGTTACTTCCAGGACCTCGCGGCGGCGGCCGGCGCCGACCTCGTCACCGAGCCCCTGTTGACCCCCGACGACGCTCCGAACGAGCTCGTCGACGTCGTGCTCGACCGTTTCGCCGCCGCGCTCGCCGGTGCGGGCGCGAGCGCCGACTCGGAGGCGCGGGAAGCATAG
- a CDS encoding ABC transporter ATP-binding protein, whose product MSTTETRRSPFGRRATPAGPRATFRQLLPFIFEHRPVLIWVAILSVIGALASLAQPLLVAQVIEVVGAGDSLGLIVWALIALVVVSGIITGYQHYLLQRTGEGVVLSSRRRLIGKLLRLPIAEFDTRRTGDLVSRVGSDTTMLRAVLTQGLVEAIGGTVTFIGALIAMLVIDPVLLGLTVLVIAVAVTTVTLLSRRVREASHQAQEKVGDVAASVERAIGAVRTIRAAGATEREIRDVEEHAAGAWRMGVKVAKISALIVPVAGIAMQVSFLVVLGVGGYRVASGAITVASLVAFILFLFMMILPLGQAFGAITSVNQALGALGRIQEILDLPDEDAHDRDLAPRALMVGDANEGVLPDAPAIAFDDVYFAYAATRQDPADPANDTPDEHLPEPDVTERQPVLRGVSFQVPRGRRIALVGPSGAGKSTILALIERFYDPSVGTVRMGGLDVRAIDRAELRAQIGYVEQDAPVLAGSLRDNLKLGSPDASDEACERVLRAVNLGGVLDRDPAGLDAAVGDDGIMLSGGERQRLAIARALLAAPPILLLDESTSSLDGVNERMMREAVDAVSEGRTLIVIAHRLSTVIDSDRIIVLDEGRVVGEGTHAELVAAVPLYRDLAAHQLLV is encoded by the coding sequence ATGAGCACCACCGAGACCCGACGTTCCCCATTCGGTCGACGGGCGACCCCCGCCGGACCGCGCGCGACGTTCCGGCAGTTGCTGCCGTTCATCTTCGAGCACCGCCCCGTGCTCATCTGGGTCGCGATCCTCTCCGTCATCGGCGCACTCGCGAGCCTCGCCCAGCCGCTCCTCGTCGCCCAGGTCATCGAGGTGGTGGGCGCCGGCGATTCGCTCGGCTTGATCGTGTGGGCGCTCATCGCCCTCGTCGTCGTCAGCGGCATCATCACCGGCTACCAGCACTACCTGCTGCAACGCACCGGCGAGGGCGTCGTGCTCTCGAGCCGCCGACGACTCATCGGCAAGCTGCTGCGACTGCCGATCGCCGAGTTCGACACCCGCCGCACGGGCGACCTCGTCTCGCGCGTCGGCAGCGACACGACGATGCTGCGCGCCGTGCTCACGCAGGGCCTCGTCGAGGCGATCGGCGGCACGGTCACGTTCATCGGCGCCCTCATCGCGATGCTCGTCATCGACCCGGTGCTGCTCGGACTCACCGTGCTCGTCATCGCCGTCGCCGTCACCACGGTGACACTCCTGTCGCGCCGCGTGCGCGAGGCCTCGCACCAGGCGCAGGAGAAGGTCGGCGACGTCGCGGCATCCGTCGAACGCGCCATCGGGGCGGTGCGCACGATCCGCGCCGCTGGGGCGACCGAGCGCGAGATCCGCGATGTCGAGGAGCACGCAGCGGGCGCGTGGCGCATGGGCGTGAAGGTCGCGAAGATCTCGGCGCTCATCGTTCCGGTCGCCGGCATCGCGATGCAGGTGTCGTTCCTCGTCGTGCTCGGCGTCGGCGGCTACCGCGTGGCATCCGGAGCGATCACGGTCGCGAGCCTCGTCGCGTTCATCCTCTTCCTGTTCATGATGATCCTCCCGCTCGGCCAGGCATTCGGTGCGATCACCTCGGTGAACCAGGCGCTCGGTGCGCTCGGGCGCATCCAGGAGATCCTCGACCTGCCCGACGAAGACGCGCACGACCGCGACCTCGCGCCGCGTGCGCTCATGGTCGGCGACGCGAACGAAGGCGTGCTGCCGGATGCCCCGGCGATCGCGTTCGACGACGTGTACTTCGCCTACGCGGCGACGCGTCAGGATCCGGCCGATCCGGCGAACGACACTCCCGACGAGCATCTGCCCGAGCCCGACGTCACCGAGCGCCAGCCCGTGCTGCGAGGGGTCTCGTTCCAGGTGCCCCGCGGCCGTCGCATCGCCCTCGTCGGCCCCTCGGGCGCCGGCAAGTCGACGATCCTCGCCCTGATCGAGCGGTTCTACGACCCTTCGGTCGGCACCGTCCGCATGGGCGGCCTCGATGTGCGCGCCATCGACCGCGCTGAGCTCCGGGCGCAGATCGGCTACGTCGAGCAAGACGCTCCGGTGTTGGCCGGGAGCCTCCGCGACAACCTGAAGCTCGGCAGCCCCGACGCGAGCGATGAGGCCTGCGAGCGCGTGCTGCGCGCGGTGAACCTCGGCGGCGTGCTCGATCGCGACCCCGCCGGACTCGACGCCGCGGTCGGCGACGACGGCATCATGCTCTCGGGCGGCGAACGCCAGCGACTGGCGATCGCGCGCGCGCTGCTCGCGGCTCCCCCGATCCTGCTGCTCGACGAGTCGACCTCGTCGCTCGACGGGGTCAACGAGCGCATGATGCGCGAGGCGGTCGATGCGGTCTCCGAAGGGCGCACGCTCATCGTGATCGCGCACCGGCTCTCGACGGTCATCGACTCCGACCGCATCATCGTGCTCGACGAAGGCCGCGTGGTCGGCGAGGGAACGCACGCCGAGCTCGTGGCCGCCGTGCCGCTGTATCGCGATCTGGCGGCGCACCAGCTGCTCGTCTGA
- a CDS encoding pseudouridine-5'-phosphate glycosidase, with protein MQTSSAAIRIGDETRAALEAGRPVLALESTILTHGLPSPRNLEVGLASEAQVRDLGVTPVTIGVVDGVAVVGLSSEEIERLCTAQDVVKASVRDLPIARAKRLHAGTTVAATAWLAHRAGIKVMSTGGLGGVHRGASETFDESADLGTLATTPITLVSAGVKSILDIGATLERLETLNIPVVGYRTEQYPAFYVADSGFPLDYRIESPADAAALARARDELGLASAVLVANPVDEAKQLDPEFHDRVLAEAIAAASEAGITGHDTTPFLLDYVQRATGGQSLEVNLEVYRGNVALGAEIARAVAG; from the coding sequence ATGCAGACTTCCTCGGCCGCGATCCGCATCGGCGACGAGACCCGTGCCGCCCTCGAGGCCGGCCGTCCGGTACTCGCCCTCGAGTCGACGATCCTCACCCATGGCCTGCCGTCACCGCGCAACCTCGAGGTCGGGCTCGCGTCCGAGGCGCAGGTGCGCGACCTCGGCGTGACGCCGGTCACGATCGGCGTGGTCGACGGAGTCGCCGTCGTCGGGCTCTCGTCCGAAGAGATCGAGCGACTCTGCACCGCCCAGGACGTCGTGAAGGCGAGCGTGCGCGACCTTCCGATCGCCCGGGCGAAGCGCCTCCACGCCGGAACGACCGTCGCGGCGACCGCGTGGCTCGCGCATCGTGCGGGAATCAAGGTCATGTCGACCGGCGGGCTCGGCGGCGTGCACCGTGGCGCGAGCGAGACGTTCGACGAATCGGCCGATCTCGGCACGCTGGCCACGACGCCGATCACGCTCGTGAGCGCGGGCGTCAAGTCGATCCTCGACATCGGCGCGACGCTCGAGCGCCTCGAGACGCTGAACATCCCGGTCGTCGGCTACCGCACCGAGCAGTACCCGGCCTTCTATGTGGCCGATTCCGGATTCCCGCTCGACTACCGCATCGAGAGCCCGGCGGATGCCGCGGCGCTCGCGCGCGCCCGCGACGAACTCGGGCTGGCGTCTGCCGTGCTCGTGGCCAACCCGGTCGACGAGGCGAAGCAGCTCGACCCCGAGTTCCACGACCGTGTGCTCGCCGAGGCGATCGCCGCGGCATCCGAGGCGGGCATCACCGGGCACGACACGACGCCGTTCCTGCTCGACTACGTGCAGCGCGCGACCGGCGGGCAGAGCCTCGAGGTGAATCTCGAGGTGTATCGGGGCAACGTCGCACTCGGTGCGGAGATCGCGCGTGCCGTCGCCGGCTGA
- a CDS encoding sulfate adenylyltransferase subunit 1: MSDSTLFRFATAGSVDDGKSTLVGRLLHDSKAILADQLEAVTRTSAERGFGGEPGAIDFALLTDGLRAEREQGITIDVAYRYFSTGRRSFILADCPGHVQYTRNMVTGATTADAVVVLVDARNGVLEQTRRHLAVVALLRVPHVIIAVNKIDLLGYDRAAYDRVAADVAALARELGLADSHVIPVSALAGDNIVDRSANTPWYRGPSLLELLETLPSLDELETELEALRMPVQLVIRPQGAVASDVAEPERFRDYRAFAGRIASGTVRVGDRVQVFPGGATTTVTAIDAGSRELDAASAPQSVSLRLADQLDAARGSVVVAAGALPGPRRELDAAVFWLGAAPLRPGARVLVKSGTTTVQALVPEIVGRRDLDSLELEPADLLEINDIGQVRVRLASELPVEEYAAHRRAGAFLVIDPQSGATLAAGIVTAPVTSNTGDAGTTRTTTETEGVAA; encoded by the coding sequence ATGAGCGACAGCACGCTGTTCCGCTTCGCGACGGCCGGATCGGTCGACGACGGCAAGTCGACCCTCGTGGGCCGGTTGCTGCACGACTCGAAGGCGATCCTCGCCGACCAGCTCGAGGCCGTGACGCGCACCTCCGCCGAACGCGGCTTCGGCGGCGAGCCCGGTGCGATCGACTTCGCACTGCTCACCGACGGCCTCCGCGCCGAGCGTGAGCAGGGCATCACGATCGACGTCGCCTACCGCTACTTCTCGACCGGTCGGCGCTCCTTCATCCTCGCCGACTGCCCCGGGCACGTGCAGTACACGCGCAACATGGTCACCGGCGCGACGACCGCAGACGCCGTCGTCGTGCTCGTCGATGCGCGCAACGGCGTGCTGGAACAGACCCGCCGGCACCTCGCGGTCGTCGCGTTGCTGCGAGTCCCGCATGTGATCATCGCGGTCAACAAGATCGACCTGCTGGGCTACGACCGGGCCGCCTACGACCGAGTGGCAGCGGATGTCGCCGCGCTCGCGCGCGAACTCGGCCTTGCCGACTCGCACGTCATCCCGGTGTCGGCGCTCGCGGGTGACAACATCGTCGACCGCTCGGCGAACACCCCCTGGTACCGCGGCCCGAGCCTGCTCGAACTGCTCGAGACGCTGCCCTCGCTCGACGAGCTCGAGACCGAGCTCGAAGCGCTGCGGATGCCGGTGCAGCTCGTCATCCGCCCGCAGGGCGCCGTCGCGTCAGATGTCGCGGAGCCCGAGCGATTCCGTGACTACCGCGCATTCGCCGGGCGCATCGCCTCGGGTACCGTGCGGGTCGGCGACCGAGTGCAGGTCTTCCCCGGAGGGGCCACGACCACCGTGACCGCCATCGACGCCGGGTCTCGCGAGCTCGACGCGGCATCCGCTCCCCAATCGGTCTCGCTCCGCCTGGCCGACCAGCTCGATGCGGCGCGGGGTTCCGTCGTCGTCGCCGCCGGAGCGCTGCCCGGGCCGCGACGCGAGCTCGACGCGGCAGTCTTCTGGCTCGGCGCAGCGCCGTTGCGCCCCGGCGCCCGCGTGCTCGTGAAGTCGGGCACGACGACTGTGCAGGCACTCGTGCCCGAGATCGTCGGGCGCCGCGACCTCGACTCGCTCGAACTCGAGCCTGCCGACCTGCTCGAGATCAACGACATCGGCCAGGTGCGCGTTCGACTCGCGTCCGAGCTGCCCGTCGAGGAGTACGCCGCGCATCGCCGCGCCGGTGCGTTCCTCGTCATCGACCCGCAGTCGGGCGCCACGCTCGCCGCCGGGATCGTCACCGCTCCGGTGACCTCGAACACCGGCGATGCCGGGACCACCCGCACGACCACTGAGACCGAAGGAGTAGCAGCATGA